One window from the genome of Macaca fascicularis isolate 582-1 chromosome 7, T2T-MFA8v1.1 encodes:
- the LOC102141089 gene encoding olfactory receptor 11G2-like produces the protein MKIFNTPSNSSIFTGFLLLGFPCPRQGQILLFVLFTVVYLLTLTGNGSIICAVHWDQRLHTPMYILLANFSFLEICYVTSTVPSMLANFLSDTKIISFSGCFLQFYFFFSLGSTECFLLGAMAFDRYLAICWPLRYLTIMTKHLCNILVGSCWVLGFLWFLIPISVISQMTFCGSRIIDHFLCDPGPLLALTCTRAPLLELTSSTLSSLLLFIPFVFIMGSYALVLRAVLRVPSASGRRKAFSTCGSHLAVVSLFCGSVMVMYVSPTSGHEAGMQKIVTLFYSVVTPLINPVIYSLRNKEMKHAMRKILRTQN, from the coding sequence ATGAAAATCTTCAACACCCCCAGCAACTCCAGCATCTTCACTGGCTTCCTCCTCTTGGGCTTCCCTTGCCCCAGGCAGGGGCAGATCCTCCTCTTTGTGCTCTTCACTGTTGTATACCTCCTGACCCTCACGGGCAATGGTTCCATCATCTGTGCTGTGCACTGGGATCAGAGACTCCACACCCCTATGTACATCTTGCTCGCCAACTTCTCTTTCCTAGAGATCTGTTATGTCACCTCCACAGTCCCCAGCATGCTGGCCAACTTCCTCTCTGACACCAAGATCATCTCCTTCTCTGGGTGCTTCCTCcagttctacttttttttctccttgggcTCTACAGAATGCTTTCTCCTGGGAGCTATGGCATTTGACCGATACCTTGCCATCTGCTGGCCTCTACGCTATTTGACTATTATGACCAAACATCTCTGCAACATTCTTGTGGGCAGCTGCTGGGTACTTGGTTTCTTGTGGTTCCTGATTCCTATCAGTGTCATTTCTCAAATGACCTTCTGTGGATCTAGGATTATTGACCACTTCCTATGTGACCCAGGTCCTCTGTTAGCCCTCACCTGTACCAGAGCCCCTCTACTAGAGTTGACTAGCTCCACCTTAAGTTCTCTACTTCTATTTATTCCCTTTGTCTTCATCATGGGGTCCTATGCTCTGGTTCTGAGAGCTGTGTTGAGGGTTCCTTCAGCATCTGGAAGAAGAAAGGCTTTCTCTACCTGTGGCTCCCACCTGGCTGTGGTTTCACTGTTCTGTGGCTCAGTGATGGTCATGTATGTGAGCCCAACATCTGGGCATGAAGCTGGAATGCAGAAGATTGTGACTCTGTTCTATTCTGTGGTTACTCCCCTTATTAATCCTGTCATATACAGCCTGAGGAACAAGGAAATGAAACATGCAATGAGGAAAATACTGAGAACACAAAATTAA
- the LOC102135592 gene encoding olfactory receptor 11G2, with protein sequence MKIFNIPSNSSTFTGFILLGFPCPREGQILLFVLFTVVYLLTLTGNGSIICAVHWDQRLHIPMYILLANFSFLEIWYVTSTVPNMLANFLSDTKVISFSGCFLQFYFFFSLGSTECFFLAVMAFDRYLAICWPLRYPTIMTRHLCTNLVINCWVLGFIWFLIPIVIISQMSFCGPRIIDHFLCDPAPLLTLTCKKDPVIELIFSALCPLPVFVLFLFIMGSYALVLRAVLTVPSAAGRRKAFSTCGSHLTVVSMFYGSVIVMYGSPPSKNEAGKQKIVTLFYSVVTPLVNPVIYSLRNKDMKKSLKKLWGT encoded by the coding sequence ATGAAAATCTTCAACATCCCCAGCAATTCCAGCACCTTCACTGGCTTCATCCTCCTGGGCTTCCCTTGCCCCAGGGAAGGACAGATCCTCCTCTTTGTGCTCTTCACTGTTGTATACCTCCTGACCCTCACGGGCAATGGTTCCATCATCTGTGCTGTGCACTGGGATCAGAGACTCCACATCCCCATGTACATCCTGCTCGCCAACTTCTCCTTCCTGGAGATCTGGTATGTCACCTCCACAGTCCCCAACATGCTGGCCAACTTCCTCTCTGACACCAAGGTCATCTCCTTCTCTGGGTGCTTCCTCCAGTtctactttttcttctccttggGTTCTACAGAATGCTTTTTCCTGGCAGTTATGGCATTTGATCGATACCTTGCCATCTGCTGGCCTCTACGCTATCCAACCATTATGACCAGACATCTCTGCACCAATCTTGTGATCAATTGCTGGGTACTTGGTTTCATCTGGTTCTTGATTCCTATTGTCATcatctcccaaatgtccttctGTGGACCTAGGATTATTGACCACTTCCTATGTGACCCAGCTCCTCTTCTAACACTCACTTGCAAAAAAGACCCTGTGATAGAACTTATCTTTTCTGCCTTATGTCCTCTGCCTGTCTTTGTGCTCTTTCTGTTCATCATGGGGTCCTATGCTCTGGTCCTGAGAGCTGTGTTGACAGTCCCTTCAGCAGCTGGGAGAAGAAAGGCTTTCTCCACCTGTGGGTCTCACCTGACTGTGGTTTCAATGTTCTACGGCTCAGTGATAGTCATGTATGGGAGCCCACCATCTaagaatgaagctggaaagcAGAAGATTGTGACTCTGTTTTATTCTGTTGTTACCCCACTCGTTAACCCTGTGATATATAGTCTTAGgaacaaagatatgaaaaaatcTCTGAAGAAATTATGGGGAACATAA